Proteins from a genomic interval of Chryseobacterium indologenes:
- a CDS encoding response regulator transcription factor: MTRKILIADDHHVVRIGTAMILEKNFDDIEVDFAETYDEAKQKVETEKFDLIILDIELPGSILKSMVKEIKMISEDILILIFTSYKENIAIQYIEEGANGFLNKQSNPRDFVQAVDTIFKEGCYYTPEIMKEMVKGMNRKKTIELLSDRELQVFNLLAKGNGNLEIANTLDIQESTVGTYKRRVYQKLKIANLVELLEIYKEIH; the protein is encoded by the coding sequence ATGACAAGAAAAATACTCATTGCAGATGATCATCATGTAGTAAGAATAGGCACAGCCATGATTCTGGAAAAGAATTTTGATGATATCGAAGTCGATTTTGCCGAGACCTATGATGAAGCAAAGCAAAAGGTGGAAACAGAAAAATTTGACCTCATCATTCTGGATATTGAGCTTCCGGGAAGTATTCTTAAATCAATGGTCAAAGAAATTAAAATGATTTCTGAAGATATCCTGATCCTTATATTCACTTCGTACAAAGAAAATATTGCGATCCAGTATATTGAAGAAGGAGCCAATGGCTTTTTAAATAAACAAAGTAACCCAAGAGATTTTGTACAAGCAGTGGACACTATTTTCAAGGAAGGTTGTTATTATACTCCCGAGATTATGAAAGAAATGGTGAAAGGAATGAATAGGAAAAAAACAATAGAGTTGTTGTCTGATAGAGAGTTGCAGGTCTTTAACCTTTTGGCTAAAGGAAACGGTAACCTTGAAATTGCCAATACCCTGGATATCCAGGAATCAACTGTAGGAACTTATAAACGAAGAGTCTATCAGAAATTAAAGATCGCCAATCTGGTTGAGCTCCTTGAAATTTATAAAGAAATTCATTAA
- a CDS encoding c-type cytochrome: MKTRTPISVYIAVTIGLTIMAFEMFASDSGYFSSPFFWALILIAVILLMIMNSIGDLIENESFSKLSDEEKKEYLAEKSVPYYQKLWNSAFKKQSVTEEKDILIDHGFDGITELDNSLPKWWIGLFWFGCIFCAVYLMAFAFTDYAHPEAEYTKEAKTMLASIQEYEKTAPQINLETAKYSADNIAEGQELFKTNCVTCHGDGGKGGIGPNLTDTHWINIKEKSLFKNVFWMLENGSPNNPTMRPFIKEGTITGKDAEKIAAYIYHINQESSPITVAQGGAAPQGEEVKWENGNN; the protein is encoded by the coding sequence ATGAAAACGAGAACCCCAATTTCAGTATATATCGCGGTAACGATAGGTTTAACGATCATGGCCTTTGAAATGTTTGCCAGTGATTCAGGATATTTTTCTTCTCCTTTTTTCTGGGCGCTGATTCTGATTGCCGTTATCCTCCTGATGATCATGAACTCTATCGGAGATTTGATTGAAAATGAAAGCTTCAGCAAACTTTCTGATGAAGAAAAAAAAGAATATCTGGCCGAAAAAAGTGTTCCCTACTATCAGAAACTATGGAACTCCGCTTTCAAAAAACAGTCTGTGACCGAGGAAAAAGATATTCTTATTGACCATGGTTTTGACGGAATCACAGAGCTAGACAACTCTCTTCCCAAATGGTGGATTGGTCTTTTCTGGTTTGGATGCATCTTTTGCGCGGTCTATTTAATGGCATTTGCTTTTACGGACTACGCCCATCCGGAAGCAGAATATACCAAAGAAGCTAAAACCATGCTGGCTTCCATCCAGGAATATGAAAAAACCGCTCCCCAGATCAACCTGGAAACTGCAAAATACAGCGCTGATAATATCGCAGAAGGCCAGGAGCTTTTCAAAACAAATTGTGTAACCTGCCATGGAGATGGCGGAAAAGGAGGTATCGGTCCCAACCTTACCGACACTCACTGGATCAACATCAAGGAAAAAAGTTTATTTAAAAATGTTTTCTGGATGCTTGAAAACGGCTCTCCAAACAATCCTACCATGAGACCATTTATCAAAGAAGGAACCATCACAGGAAAAGACGCTGAAAAAATTGCAGCTTATATTTATCATATCAACCAGGAATCTTCTCCGATCACAGTAGCACAAGGTGGTGCCGCACCACAGGGAGAAGAAGTAAAATGGGAAAACGGAAACAATTAA
- the ccoN gene encoding cytochrome-c oxidase, cbb3-type subunit I: METQKFNYDNNIVRAFLYATIVFGLVGFLLGLTAALMLFYPELPEFLFGTDDTTIKSLASGNIQGLINTQGAMGFGRIRMLHTSAVIFAFVCNSFFCGAYYSMQRLLKTRMYSDTLSWIHFWSWQFMIITVVITFLMGINTSKEYAEHEWPIDILIAFSWIVFGINMFGTIAKRRVRHLYVAIWFYLATWIAVAMLHIFNNLEVPLSFTSWKSYSVYAGIKDALVQWWYGHNAVAFVLTTPVLGLMYYFMPKAAQRPVFSYKLSIIHFWSLIFVYLWAGPHHLQYTALPAWAQAVGTGFSIMLIAPSWGGMLNGLLTLRGAWDKVRENPILKFFVVAVTCYGMATFEGPLLATKSLNKIGHYTDWVIGHVHLGALGWNGFMAFGVIYYLVPIMWRTKLWSKKMANWHFWLGTLGIIFYAVPMYISGFTQGLMWKQFNPDGTLLWKNWLDTVTAIIPYFKMRFLGGILYLSGAILMVINVIKTIKAGSFQKEVPAEAPALANIGSTRKEGEGVHLWLERTPTLLSILAFITIAIGGLVEIVPTLSLKQSVPTITSVKPYTPLELEGRDLYIREGCNSCHSQMIRPFRDEVLRFEGKNGQYSKAGEFIYDRPFLWGSKRTGPDLHREGGRNPDSWHFKHMYNPRITSAGSIMPRFPWLITNKLDRTQMADKMKLMKNAFAVPYTKAQIDSANQWADNQSKAIVQRIYSEATDVKDQMTKEKTTKGSAYVPLEQREIVAMIAYLQRLGTDIKTTQIQTASVE, from the coding sequence ATGGAGACGCAAAAATTTAATTATGACAATAATATTGTCAGGGCATTCCTCTATGCTACTATCGTATTCGGACTCGTCGGATTTCTGCTTGGGCTCACCGCCGCATTAATGCTTTTTTATCCTGAATTACCTGAATTTTTATTCGGTACGGACGACACTACTATTAAAAGTTTAGCATCGGGAAATATACAGGGATTGATTAACACTCAGGGAGCCATGGGCTTCGGAAGAATCAGAATGCTTCATACCAGTGCCGTTATTTTTGCTTTCGTCTGCAACTCTTTCTTCTGCGGTGCTTATTATAGCATGCAAAGACTACTGAAAACAAGAATGTATAGTGACACCCTCTCATGGATCCATTTCTGGTCATGGCAGTTTATGATCATTACCGTAGTGATCACGTTCTTAATGGGAATCAATACTTCTAAAGAATATGCTGAACACGAATGGCCTATCGACATCCTCATTGCCTTCTCATGGATCGTTTTCGGAATCAATATGTTTGGTACTATTGCTAAAAGAAGAGTACGACATTTATACGTAGCAATATGGTTCTACCTGGCAACCTGGATCGCCGTAGCCATGCTTCATATCTTCAATAATCTTGAAGTTCCATTATCTTTCACAAGCTGGAAATCATATTCTGTATATGCAGGTATAAAAGACGCCTTGGTACAATGGTGGTATGGTCACAATGCAGTAGCATTCGTATTAACCACTCCTGTATTAGGTCTGATGTATTACTTTATGCCAAAAGCAGCACAACGCCCGGTATTCTCATACAAACTATCTATTATCCACTTCTGGTCGTTGATCTTTGTATATCTTTGGGCCGGCCCTCACCACCTGCAATATACAGCATTGCCTGCATGGGCACAGGCTGTAGGAACAGGATTTTCCATTATGCTTATCGCTCCGTCATGGGGAGGAATGCTGAATGGCCTTCTTACCCTAAGAGGAGCCTGGGATAAAGTAAGAGAAAATCCTATTCTTAAATTCTTTGTTGTTGCCGTTACCTGCTATGGTATGGCTACATTCGAAGGTCCCCTTTTAGCAACAAAATCTTTAAATAAAATCGGGCACTATACAGACTGGGTTATCGGGCACGTACACCTTGGAGCTCTTGGATGGAACGGATTTATGGCATTCGGAGTCATCTATTATCTGGTACCGATTATGTGGAGAACTAAACTCTGGTCTAAAAAAATGGCCAACTGGCACTTCTGGTTAGGTACTTTAGGAATCATCTTCTATGCTGTTCCCATGTATATTTCAGGATTTACCCAGGGATTGATGTGGAAACAATTCAACCCGGACGGAACATTATTGTGGAAAAACTGGTTAGATACCGTTACAGCGATCATTCCTTACTTTAAAATGAGATTCTTAGGAGGTATTCTTTACCTTTCAGGAGCCATCTTAATGGTCATCAACGTTATCAAAACCATCAAAGCCGGTTCGTTCCAGAAAGAAGTTCCTGCAGAAGCCCCTGCATTAGCCAATATCGGAAGTACAAGAAAAGAAGGCGAAGGTGTGCACCTTTGGCTAGAAAGAACACCTACCTTACTTTCCATACTGGCTTTCATTACCATAGCAATCGGCGGACTTGTGGAAATTGTGCCTACACTCTCATTGAAACAAAGTGTTCCTACGATTACTTCGGTAAAACCATATACTCCACTGGAGCTTGAAGGAAGAGATTTATATATCCGTGAGGGATGTAACTCCTGTCACTCGCAGATGATCAGACCATTCCGTGACGAAGTTCTTCGTTTTGAAGGAAAAAACGGACAGTATTCTAAAGCAGGAGAGTTTATTTATGACAGACCCTTCTTATGGGGATCCAAAAGAACCGGTCCGGATCTTCACAGAGAGGGAGGCCGAAACCCGGATTCATGGCACTTCAAGCATATGTATAACCCTAGAATTACCTCTGCAGGTTCTATCATGCCACGTTTCCCATGGTTGATCACCAATAAACTGGATCGTACTCAAATGGCAGATAAAATGAAACTGATGAAAAATGCATTCGCTGTACCTTACACCAAAGCACAGATCGACTCCGCTAATCAATGGGCAGATAATCAGTCCAAAGCTATTGTACAGAGAATTTATTCCGAAGCTACAGATGTAAAAGATCAGATGACAAAAGAAAAAACGACTAAAGGATCAGCTTATGTTCCGCTTGAGCAAAGGGAAATTGTGGCGATGATCGCTTACCTGCAAAGATTGGGTACAGATATCAAAACCACACAGATCCAAACCGCAAGTGTAGAATAA
- a CDS encoding HAMP domain-containing histidine kinase, whose product MKLLSFILLLFFLSSNGQSYTIQWYNMDNGLPQNSIKDIVKDKYGFIWLSMEGRILRYDGSNFVQYKDFKLKNLSFGDFYGNIRKDSISVFNDSETDRLLISKRRPEIISSLVSSNSSPSDQKIYRQLVKNNTTVRYVSFIDSYFIDTESGSYYFENNQVLYQDHKTRKKVPLDLKFPRSRLKRLFVHGDYIFFADSGSKKILQLYRGRYSYINAPAMYNDPETRIYWQQISGQVFIISHGKIYRSSFSQGKLKLTYLLEYKDIDKEISGTIFYDEVFNKLYIGSSINGLKILRLSDFSVSTKKLSYQDEVCYAAIPYGNNSVLTQEGILYNNHTSERLFKAPQSYDKRYIFQDDSGNLVYRENNAIHIRYKNSGFTKYDSITLKGKEIDGLYKNGGLYMASVFKAKQSYLYILNKDHFGQIERIIPCPANIDAVFRYNKDLLFLGTSDGISIFSLMQDRIIDHIGKNLPVKQILRTRDGNIWFTTHNRGIYLLKNRKAIKVPTDRNDFLDNAHYILEDRNSNFWISSDNGLFTINKTHLLRCMESRNGAPTYYRYTKGNGFLNNEFNGNAGPCAHILEDGQFVFPSMQGFVFFSPQNIRTYFPDPGDLFVERAKIKGKMVALKDKLFLQCGYKNAELYIDIPYYADLENIYLQAKLVTDDENQWVTIKNDKIFRLSDIEPGQYNLLIRFLSSEDGQFVYKSFPVEVEAYFYQTLIFKILVAGFLILILIIIVQTRTNFLRLKNKVLENTIVNKDKELEETNNKLRSESDYQKKLVESISHDITTPVKFIALLSQELTQSDDIKTQKKYFDSIYKTSEQLYKFTLSLKEYTELYKQENTTEEEYLIYDLIETKKLLFEEIAAQKNTFIYNFCDHHLKVKLNKNILLAVFHNLMDNAVKNTSRGEIIITSNSGESYVEICIADTGTGMSDEQREYYSGLFHKKEHEHLIFRNYGLGLHMVVQLMMKINAEMTFHKNSPQGTNIKILIKI is encoded by the coding sequence ATGAAGCTTCTGTCCTTTATTTTACTGTTGTTCTTTCTATCCAGCAACGGACAAAGCTATACTATTCAATGGTATAACATGGATAATGGTCTGCCTCAAAACAGTATTAAGGATATTGTAAAAGATAAGTACGGTTTTATCTGGCTATCGATGGAGGGTCGGATACTGCGTTATGACGGCAGCAACTTTGTACAATACAAGGATTTTAAGCTTAAAAATCTAAGTTTCGGAGATTTCTATGGAAATATCAGAAAGGATAGTATTTCTGTTTTCAATGATTCCGAAACCGACAGACTTCTTATTTCTAAGAGACGGCCTGAAATTATTTCATCCCTTGTGTCATCAAATTCTTCCCCATCAGACCAAAAGATATACCGGCAACTTGTCAAAAATAATACTACAGTCCGGTATGTTTCCTTTATTGATTCTTATTTTATTGACACTGAATCGGGATCTTACTATTTCGAAAACAATCAGGTCCTGTATCAGGATCATAAAACCCGTAAAAAAGTTCCGCTGGATCTTAAATTTCCCCGCAGTAGGTTGAAACGTTTATTTGTGCATGGCGATTATATTTTTTTTGCTGATTCCGGAAGTAAAAAGATTCTTCAGTTATATCGAGGAAGATATTCTTATATAAATGCGCCGGCAATGTACAACGATCCCGAAACCAGAATTTACTGGCAGCAGATTTCAGGGCAGGTTTTTATTATCAGTCATGGTAAAATTTATCGAAGCAGTTTTTCACAAGGAAAACTGAAACTTACCTATTTGCTGGAATATAAAGATATTGACAAAGAAATTTCAGGAACGATTTTTTATGATGAGGTTTTCAATAAACTCTACATAGGAAGTTCCATTAATGGGCTTAAAATTCTTCGTTTATCAGATTTTTCAGTTTCTACGAAAAAATTGTCTTATCAGGATGAAGTTTGCTATGCAGCGATTCCTTATGGCAATAATTCTGTGTTAACGCAGGAAGGGATTTTATATAATAATCATACCTCTGAAAGATTGTTTAAGGCTCCGCAATCATATGATAAACGATATATTTTTCAGGATGATTCCGGAAATCTTGTGTACAGGGAAAATAATGCTATTCATATCAGGTATAAAAATTCAGGCTTTACGAAATATGATTCCATAACATTGAAAGGAAAAGAAATTGACGGCTTATATAAAAACGGAGGTTTGTATATGGCCTCCGTTTTTAAAGCAAAGCAATCTTATCTTTATATTTTAAATAAGGATCATTTCGGTCAAATTGAAAGAATTATTCCGTGTCCTGCTAATATTGATGCCGTCTTCAGATATAACAAAGACCTGCTGTTTCTGGGTACTAGTGATGGAATATCTATTTTTTCCCTTATGCAGGACAGAATTATTGATCACATCGGCAAGAATCTCCCGGTAAAGCAAATTCTAAGGACAAGAGACGGCAATATCTGGTTTACCACACACAACAGAGGAATTTATTTGTTGAAAAATCGAAAAGCGATAAAAGTTCCCACAGACAGAAATGATTTTCTGGACAATGCACATTATATTCTGGAGGACCGGAATTCCAATTTTTGGATTTCATCTGATAACGGATTATTTACTATTAATAAAACTCATCTCCTGCGTTGTATGGAAAGCAGGAACGGAGCTCCTACCTATTACCGGTATACGAAGGGGAACGGTTTTCTGAATAATGAATTTAATGGGAATGCCGGCCCTTGTGCGCATATTTTGGAAGACGGACAATTTGTTTTTCCGTCAATGCAGGGTTTTGTATTCTTCAGCCCTCAAAATATCAGGACCTATTTTCCTGATCCCGGAGATCTGTTTGTAGAAAGAGCAAAGATAAAAGGCAAAATGGTGGCTTTGAAAGACAAACTTTTCCTTCAATGCGGATATAAAAATGCAGAGCTCTATATAGATATTCCTTATTACGCAGATCTTGAGAATATCTACCTTCAGGCGAAGCTTGTGACGGATGACGAAAATCAATGGGTTACCATAAAAAATGATAAAATCTTTAGGCTGTCGGATATAGAACCGGGACAATATAATTTGCTGATCAGATTCCTATCTTCTGAAGATGGTCAGTTTGTGTATAAAAGTTTTCCTGTAGAAGTAGAAGCGTACTTTTATCAGACTTTGATTTTTAAGATATTGGTTGCCGGTTTTCTTATTTTAATTCTTATCATTATTGTACAGACAAGAACCAATTTTTTAAGGTTGAAAAATAAAGTGTTGGAAAATACTATTGTCAATAAGGATAAAGAGCTGGAGGAAACCAATAATAAACTCAGAAGTGAATCTGATTATCAGAAAAAACTGGTGGAAAGCATAAGCCATGATATTACAACTCCCGTAAAATTTATTGCTCTTCTCTCCCAGGAACTCACTCAGTCTGATGATATCAAAACACAGAAAAAGTACTTTGACAGCATTTATAAAACTTCTGAGCAGTTATATAAATTTACGCTGAGTCTCAAAGAATATACAGAGTTGTACAAGCAGGAAAATACAACAGAAGAAGAATATCTTATTTATGATTTGATTGAAACCAAAAAATTATTATTTGAAGAAATTGCAGCACAGAAAAATACTTTCATATATAATTTTTGTGACCATCATCTGAAAGTTAAGTTGAATAAAAATATTCTGCTGGCAGTTTTTCATAACCTCATGGATAATGCTGTTAAAAATACTTCCCGGGGAGAAATTATCATTACCTCAAATTCCGGCGAATCGTATGTAGAAATCTGTATTGCGGACACAGGTACCGGAATGTCTGACGAACAAAGAGAATATTATTCAGGATTATTTCACAAAAAAGAACATGAGCACCTGATTTTCAGAAACTACGGATTGGGGTTGCATATGGTTGTGCAGCTGATGATGAAAATTAATGCTGAAATGACTTTTCATAAAAACAGTCCCCAGGGAACCAACATAAAAATCCTTATTAAAATATGA